One stretch of Juglans microcarpa x Juglans regia isolate MS1-56 chromosome 3D, Jm3101_v1.0, whole genome shotgun sequence DNA includes these proteins:
- the LOC121254142 gene encoding uncharacterized protein LOC121254142 — MDKSWMNDPDRLVSPAYAEGVKYFLAQARNHASGRDRIRCPCRACLNNLWLPIFEVETHLFMKGINPNYTQWIFHGEEDTTWNMSDEDIDDDINQEDDYIDDMQDMLDDIRAGTFDDAPQDSTPAANRPRETVDSLSFQQLLEDARRPLFDGCTKFSKLSFVVKLLHIKSIGGWSIKSFDILHDLLRSAFPDALLPQSYEESRSLERGLGFKYHKIHACPNDCILFWKENAALNECPVCKASRWIPNTHGQRAVPQKVLRHFPLKPRLQRLFMSAKIAGDMRWHKEQQTKEDSCMRHPADSECWKKFDEDHDWFALDPRNVRLGLASDGFTPFNNLAKPHSIWPVILVPYNLPPWSCMKDQFFITSLIIPGPRSPGNEIDVYLQPLIDELLEFWVDGVPTYDASTKETFMLHAALLWTINDFPAYGNLSGWSTKRKLACPSCNADTDSNWLKYGRKHCYMGHRRFLPPDHIWRRKKWLFNSREDHRMPPREFGPEEIQNQLQMIGDVQFGKSHRKKKRTAEELNWTKCSIFFVLPYWSTLRLRHNLDVMHIEKNIADNILFTLMNSPGKSKDNINSRRDLELLGYRKELHLIWHGDRVTMPHAQYTLNVEQRNKFCEWLSDIKFPDGFASNISNCVSRRDCKISGLKSHDCHVFLQRLLPIAAGGYLRSDIGLALTELGTFFKELCARTLDVNRLAQLETDVVTILCKLEMIFPPSFFDVMRYVKNKARPEGSIAEAYIHTECLTFCSMYLKDIETRFSRPERNIDADEEETLDGFKIFNQKVRPLGMPSNVQLEDKLFRAAIWEHYEKCKVQHPDCIERTHQTEFPTWFKQRIQEHRTSYTLDVSADLYALACGPDRWVATYAACIIHGKRFHTKQREFRRRTQNSGVVVTGDEATNNLDFYGVINNIVELRYMEWRRVYLFECDWFDVGDRKRGVRVDDHMISVNMNRTWYKDEPFALASQADQCFYIGDLRAKGNWGVVQNYANRNVYNIPPRPRVLEVLDGESSTPDADQEDEPSYYYEPLQCDNTDQVATQLNRPDILPSHVDAREIMDLVGQCIDSTGFINDDMITSESGNAASEGEYSDEEDLSTNEGEHSDEDGHTTSDELRSILGGCVNWDALCRIKVISRDPVQEVEADFEVFEVEGVISHTQVVTVDHAVRNYLHIIARRSVINPPRMTQHRPQVPHHALCQLTRYNIFKNPNQILLGNNHLLENKLVHIFPIL; from the exons atggacaaaagttggatgaatGACCCCGATAGGCTCGTATCACCTGCATACGCCGAAGGCGTTAAATATTTCCTCGCACAAGCACGAAACCATGCAAGTGGAAGGGATCGCATCCGGTGTCCATGTCGTGCATGCCTTAACAATCTGTGGCTGCCTATATTTGAGgtggaaactcatttgtttATGAAAGGGATCAACCCAAATTACACGcagtggatatttcatggggaggaggaTACAACATGGAACATGAGTGAtgaagatattgatgatgatatCAACCAAGAAGACGATTACATAGATGACATGCAGGATATGTTGGATGACATCCGGGCAGGCACCTTCGATGATGCGCCCCAAGATAGCACTCCTGCGGCAAACAGGCCACGAGAGACGGTAGATTCATTATCTTTCCAGCAACTACTAGAGGATGCCCGACGTCCGTTATTTGATGggtgtacaaaattttcaaaactgtcaTTCGTGGTCAAGTTGTTACACATCAAATCAATCGGTGGGTGGTCAATTAAGTCATTTGACATTCTACATGATTTGTTGAGGTCTGCCTTTCCTGATGCCCTATTGCCACAATCATATGAGGAGTCAAGGTCGTTGGAGCGCGGTTTGGGCTTcaaataccacaaaatccatgcgTGCCCCAACGACTGCATcttattttggaaggaaaatgcagCTCTTAATGAATGCCCTGTATGTAAGGCTTCGAGGTGGATACCAAATACACACGGACAGCGCGCGGTACCTCAAAAAGTGTTGCGTCACTTTCCTTTGAAACCGAGATTGCAGCGTCTCTTCATGTCTGCAAAGATAGCAGGTGATATGCGATGGCACAAAGAGCAACAGACGAAAGAAGATAGTTGTATGAGACATCCGGCCGACTCTGAGTgctggaagaaatttgatgaagaTCATGACTGGTTCGCTTTAGATCCTCGCAATGTTAGGCTCGGTCTGGCAAGTGATGGCTTCACTCCATTCAACAACTTGGCTAAACCTCATAGCATTTGGCCAGTGATCCTTGTCCCCTATAACTTGCCGCCGTGGTCATGCATGAAAGACCAATTCTTCATAACATCTCTGATTATTCCTGGCCcaaggtcaccagggaatgaGATTGATGTATACTTGCAGCCGTTGATCGATGAACTGCTTGAATTTTGGGTAGATGGGGTACCTACATATGATGCCTCAACTAAGGAGACGTTTATGTTGCATGCTGCCTTATTGTGGACAATCAACGATTTTCCTGCCTACGGGAATCTGTCTGGCTGgtcaacaaagagaaaattggCTTGTCCATCTTGCAATGCAGACACAGACTCTAATTGGTTGAAATATGGCCGAAAACATTGTTACATGGGACATCGTCGTTTCTTACCCCCAGATCACATATGGAGAAGGAAGAAATGGTTGTTCAACAGTAGAGAAGATCATCGCATGCCACCAAGGGAATTTGGTCCTGAAGAGATTCAAAATCAATTGCAGATGATTGGGGATGTTCAGTTTGGCAAATCTCATAGGAAGAAAAAACGCACTGCTGAAGAGCTGAACTGGACAAAGTGTAGCATATTCTTCGTGTTACCTTATTGGTCAACACTTCGACTTCGgcataatttagatgttatgcatattgagaagaatATTGCCGACAACATCTTATTCACTTTAATGAACAGTCCAGGGAAAAGTAAGGATAACATCAATTCAAGGCGTGACTTAGAGCTTTTGGGCTATAGAAAAGAATTACACTTGATATGGCATGGTGATCGTGTAACAATGCCACATGCACAGTACACATTAAACGTCGAGCaaaggaataaattttgtgagtggttgtcTGATATCAAATTTCCAGATGGGTTCGCTTCCAATATCTCGAACTGTGTATCTCGACGTGACTGCAAAATCTCAGGGTTGAAAAGCCATGACTGTCACGTTTTCCTTCAAAGACTACTCCCTATTGCTGCTGGGGGGTATTTAAGAAGTGACATTGGCTTGGCTTTGACTGAACTTGGTactttcttcaaagagttgtgcGCTCGAACACTCGATGTCAACCGCCTGGCCCAACTCGAAACTGATGTTGTCACCATTCTATGCAAACTGGAGATGATATTCCCTCCTTCCTTTTTCGATGTTATG cggtatgttaagaataaagccCGCCCAGAAGGTTCAATAGCCGAGGCTTACATTCACACCGAATGCTTGACATTCTGCTCCATGTATCTCAAAGATATTGAGACGAGGTTTAGTCGACCGGAACGCAACATTGATGCTGACGAAGAGGAAACGTTAGATgggttcaaaattttcaaccagAAAGTTCGTCCCTTGGGTATGCCTTCGAACGTGCAATTAGAGGATAAACTATTTAGGGCAGCCATCTG GGAACACTACGAGAAATGTAAGGTTCAACACCCAGATTGCATCGAGCGCACGCACCAAACTGAGTTCCCAACTTGGTTTAAGCAACGT atccAGGAACATCGTACCTCGTATACACTTGATGTGTCCGCTGATCTGTACGCGTTAGCTTGCGGGCCTGACCGTTGGGTTGCAACATATGCTGCTTGCATAATACATGGAAAAAGGTTTCATACGAAACAGCGTGAATTTCGCCGTCGTACACAAAATTCTGGAGTGGTGGTAACTGGTGATGAGGCCACAAATAATTTGGACTTCTATGgagttattaataatattgtagagTTACGCTACATGGAGTGGCGTCGGGTGTACCTGTTTGAATGCGATTGGTTTGATGTTGGTGATCGAAAACGAGGGGTGCGGGTGGATGACCATATGATTAGTGTCAACATGAACAGGACTTGGTATAAGGATGAACCATTCGCGTTGGCGAGTCAGGCTGATCAATGTTTCTACATAGGAGATTTAAGGGCGAAAGGGAATTGGGGTGTTGTGCAGAACTATGCAAATAGGAATGTATACAACATTCCGCCACGGCCGAGAGTTCTTGAAGTACTTGATGGGGAATCAAGTACTCCTGATGCCGATCAAGAAGATGAGCCATCATATTATTATGAACCATTGCAGTGTGATAACACAGATCAAGTGGCAACTCAACTGAATAGGCCTGATATACTACCTAGCCATGTAGATGCAAGAGAAATCATGGATCTGGTTGGTCAATGCATAGATTCAACAGGCTTTATTAATGATGACATGATCACTTCTGAGTCTGGAAATGCGGCCAGTGAGGGGGAATATTCAGATGAAGAGGACCTATCAACAAATGAGGGGGAACATTCAGATGAGGATGGGCACACAACATCTGATGA GTTACGTTCAATATTGGGAGGCTGTGTGAACTGGGATGCACTATGCCGTATCAAG GTAATCAGCCGGGACCCAGTTCAAGAGGTGGAGGCAGACTTCGAGGTCTTCGAGGTGGAAGGCGTTATATCCCATACTCAGGTCGTCACTGTCGACCACGCGGTGCGAaattatcttcatatcataGCACGGAGGAGTGTAATCAATCCTCCTCGGATGACTCAACACAGGCCCCAAGTCCCCCACCATGCGTTATGCCAACTCACGCGGTACAATATATTCAAGAACCCCAACCAAATACTGCTGGGGAACAATCACCTACTGGAGAACAAACTGGTGCACATTTTTCCAATActttaa
- the LOC121254143 gene encoding uncharacterized protein LOC121254143 has protein sequence METEGTQEQRRRTRGPSRCIFFDKLRKNGKVQLKINDGETAPCCEHASMFTTRVSWIVKQYCDMSYKRWSDVPPAIKEELIDRVRSDFVLDWDRENHRLSVTKALRKRFNSFHHDLHKIYESYGSHAEALANGTSLVDPIVWVKLCERWGSDAFKKISAQNRENRNKQAINHTSGRKSFVRLLEQKRNENENLVDLYKETRWSKKKNAFVTDATESTYKEMQGRLDGLGPEQRSDEAAATIFREVLGHRPGYARGLGEMVIPESSRQRDKVQMQQYMSEAEKHKKDAEQYKKDAEQYKKDAEAYKSQLDEMRTEMQELREHQIENDKVMQSFFRAFPSFTESVRQTQCNDSPGP, from the exons ATGGAGACCGAAGGAACGCAAGAACAGAGGAGACGAACTCGTGGGCCATCTAGATGCATTTTCTTTGACAAGCTAAGGAAGAACGGGAAAGTGCAGTTGAAGATAAACGATGGTGAGACAGCCCCATGTTGTGAACACGCTTCTATGTTCACAACACGAGTATCGTGGATTGTGAAACAATACTGTGACATGAGTTACAAGCGTTGGTCGGATGTCCCACCAGCGATTAAAGAGGAGCTCATTGACCGTGTTCGg AGTGACTTTGTGTTGGACTGGGATCGCGAAAACCACCGATTGAGCGTGACAAAGGCCTTACGTAAGCGCTTCAACTCCTTCCACCATGACTTGCACAAGATTTATGAATCCTATGGAAGCCACGCAGAAGCATTGGCTAATGGAACTAGTCTGGTGGACCCCATTGTATGGGTGAAGTTGTGTGAAAGGTGGGGCAGCGATGCCTTCAAG AAAATTTCAGCTCAAAATCGGGAGAACCGAAACAAGCAGGCCATTAATCACACATCAGGACGTAAATCATTCGTCCGATTACTTGAGCAAAAG cgcaatgagaatgagaatttgGTCGACTTATACAAAGAGACGCGTTGGTCGAAGAAAAAGAATGCATTTGTCACAGATGCTACAGAAAGTACTTAT AAGGAGATGCAAGGTAGGTTGGATGGCCTAGGACCAGAGCAACGTAGTGATGAGGCAGCAGCGACTATCTTTAGGGAGGTTCTTGGCCATCGACCTGGATATGCACGGGGACTTGGGGAAATGGTCATCCCCGAGTCAAGTAGACAACGTGACAAAGTTCAAATGCAACAATACATGTCTGAGGCtgaaaagcacaagaaagatGCTGAACAATATAAGAAGGATGCTGAGCAATATAAGAAGGATGCTGAAGCTTACAAGAGTCAGCTGGATGAAATGAGGACAGAGATGCAGGAGCTGAGGGAGCATCAGATAGAAAATGACAAAGTGATGCAGTCTTTCTTTAGGGCTTTCCCATCGTTCACTGAGTCAGTTCGACAGACTCAGTGTAACGATTCCCCCGGCCCATAA